One Drosophila mauritiana strain mau12 unplaced genomic scaffold, ASM438214v1 Y_05, whole genome shotgun sequence genomic region harbors:
- the LOC117149956 gene encoding uncharacterized protein LOC117149956, translating into KNVIAIIFTVIFLCLVFYYGIICYPLLYRDEKKYRFMDVSSTITAATSRSIQFLENYPDQKHHHTLA; encoded by the coding sequence aaaaatgtcatCGCCATCATCTTCACCGTTATCTTTCTCTGCCTCGTCTTCTACTACGGCATCATTTGCTACCCCTTACTCTATCGCGATGAGAAGAAATATCGGTTTATGGACGTATCGTCAACCATTACCGCCGCCACATCGCGATCCATTCAGTTCTTAGAGAACTATCCCGACCAAAAGCACCACCATACGTTGGCCTGA